The Nitrospira sp. genome segment GATCCCAAAGCCAAGCTCGTCGCGATTGAGTATTTCGTGTCAAAAGACCTGACCAGAAAGTTGCCTGCCATTCAGTGGCACCGTCATTTCCACGATCACAAGGTCGAGATTGCCACGGGCCGCGTGCAGATTCTCGACATGCCGGCCGATCAAGCCGCGAAGGTGGCCGAAGTGGCCGCCGGAACGGACGGCGTGATCTATCACTTGTGGCAGCATGGGCAGGAATTCCCGGACGGCACGGTGAGCTTCCCGCAGTCACTCGGGCACAAGTTCCCCGGCCATTCTGACAAGTAGACGATCGTGAAGGGGCCAGCTCCGTCTTTGTTGATGTGGGCTGGCCTTGGCTGGTGCCTGGATTCGTCAGTCTCCCGAGCAACTTCACCGACAAAATGTGGCCAGCCATCTGAACAGATGTGATCCTATCTGGATGCTCAAGAATGGGCGTCCAGGGATCGAGATCGCCTCGTTTCTTTCGGGCGTTCTTCTTCAAACAGCGGAGTGACGCCACCTGCTTTCTGTGCGCTCATTTGCGGAATCGCACAGAGGCTTGCTGTGCCGCCTCATTGTCTCGATTGATGGCTCAAGTGTTCTTTGCGGGGAGCCGATCAGGAGGGTACTCATTGATCGAGGTCCTTACACCGGAGGCACATGATGACACGCAACGAGGCGATCACGGCGGCGATTGGGGCGCACGGGAAGTGGAAAACGAAGTTTCGCGAATTTATGGACGGAAAGTTAGAGCTTGATGCTCCTACAGTCCTGAAAAATAATGCCTGCGATTTTGGCAAATGGCTCGAAGGTGAGGGAACGCAGGCCCTAGCTGCCGGGGACTATCAACAGATTCATCGCCTGCACACGGAGTTCCACCGTGTGGCCGCGTCCGTCATCACGATGAAAAAGTCCGGCGACGTCCTCGGCGCAGAGAAAGCCCTATCGCTTGCCGGGATATTCACCGAGGCGAGCGGATCATTGACCAGAGTAATGATGGATGTCTCGAAACGCGCGGCCTAGATTGTTCGTGTCACACCGCGTGGCGCACTTCTGGGCTCCCGCTCATTCCTCCTCCTGGTTGGGCACTCTGACATGAATGGTTGCCTATGCGGTGGTTCGGCCACTATGATCGCTCATGCGCGAGAAGCCCTGCGGGCCGGTGCATTCCATTTGTCCGTAGTTGTGTGGTGTGGAGCGGCGACTATCGCAGTGGGCTTCTCGCCACCGGTTCACGCCGAGTGGTCCGCGATTGCGGAGCAGAAAACCAGTTACACCACCGATGCCTTTCAGTTTTCCTCCGCCCGCCGGCTCCGGTTCAGCGAGGATCCTTCTCAACCCACGGTCGTGTCCACCGAGAAACCGGAGGATGTTATTTGGGAGCCGAGCCTGGAGGTTCGGCGCGGAGTTTCAAATGGGCTGGGAAAGAATGAGCTTTCCTTCAAAGCGCACGGCGCGATTTTTACCAATAATCCAGTCTTTAACCATGGAGATTACCGCATACAAGACCGGCAATGGCTGAACGACGACACCTCTGTGCTCCTGCGCTATCGCTATGTGCCAAACCTGTTTCTGGGTCCCAATTTTGAGCGGCGCACCGGCACACGATCGATTCAAGAGGAGCGGTTGAGTTCTCACCATTGGCGAGCCGAAGTCGAACGGAACTTGAGTGAAACCGTGACGGCAACCTTGATCGGCCGTTATGGACTCCGGCTCTTTAATGCGGCGTTTGCGGAACGGGATACGCAGTTCTACACGGCTGGATCGCGCCTTGTTTTTCGGGCCGTGAGCTGGATGACCGGCACGCTGTCCTATTCCTACGAACGTGGCCTGGCCGATGGCCATGAAGAGACGCAATTCAAAGACGACGTTTCCTACTACCTCCATATGGTGTCGCTGGAGATGCTGTTCCGCCTCACGCCACGGCTGGATCTGGATTTGTCCTATGTGCATCTGCGGAAGACGTTTACGAGCGGCCTCGCCGGAGATACGCATCTGGGCCGATTCGATCAGACCAATCAAGGGATGGCGGAACTGCGTTTCCAGGTGACTCCCGCGGCGACGGCGCTGCTTTCCTTTCAACATGGCCGCCGAATCTCGACAAACAGTCTGAGGGATTTTCAGGACTCGATTGTCTCGATCGGCGGGCAGTACCGGTTTTGAGCTGCGACATCGCGATCGCAGGGACGTGCGCCTCCTCGATTCTTTCCCCGAATCCGCTTGCAATGTTGGCGTGCTGAGCACGGCAGGGTTGGCCCCTCCGGAGAGGAAATGGAAATCGTCTCTCCAGGCTGAACCTCCAGCCTCTTATCGGGATGCGCGGCAAGCGCATCGTCGCCGGCATCGACCCGGTCATGGGGCAGGCGGGACCCCGCGAAAGTGAGGCGCGGTCATCCGGTTGAATCGTTTTCTTAATTGGGCGCTCTCACACCGCATAACCAAGGAGACTATACTATGGCCTGTAATGTTGATGGGATCGAGCGGCCTGTTCGTATCGTCGCGGGTATCGTGTTGCTCGGGATCGGCGCCTTTGCCGGGGTGCCACCGGCAGGGGCCGGTATTGTGTTGCTTGTTGGAACAGTCATGTTGGTCACGGGCGCGATCGGCTTCTGCCCGGTCTGGACCCTGTTGGGAATCAATACCTGTCCGACGGGGAGCGAGAACCGTAAAAAGTGAAGCAGGGAAAACTGAGAAATGTGAGACTTGCGAACAACGATTCATGCGTCACGTTTCACGAAGGTATGGGTCCGAATCAGCCGCCACGATCGACTTGTCCCCTCTCCCGTAAGCGTATGCTAGAATCTCGGCTGCCGATCGAGAGCGACGTTGGGAGTAGTGATTATGCCGATGGAGAGGAGGAACGCTTCATGATGCCGCGATACTGGTTGACGATGTTTGTTCTCTGTCTAATGGTTGGTCTGCCCTACGCGTCGGGGTACGCGGCCTCGGGCGATCCCACGAAAGGGAAAGATATCTATGGAAAGCACTGTCTGGCCTGTCATGGGCCGCAGGGGAAGGGCGATGGGCCGACGGGCAAAGCGATCGTGCCTCCGGCGGCCGATTTCACAAGCGCGAGGAGCAAGAGAAAATCCCCCACGGAGTTGCTGAAGGTGATTGAAGAGGGCAGGGCGAATACGGCCATGGGTGCCTGGACGCGGCAACTCTCAGATGAGGAGATCCAGCACGTCTTGGCCTACGTGCTCGAGTTTCGGAAATAGTACAGTTTCGGAAGAACACAGGTGGTGGGAGTCAAGGGGGGCGGGGGTGAATCCGGAGAACGCCTGCAGACAGGATTCACTTTCATTTATTGTCCGCAGGCAAAAGGAGACAGTGTGATGATCGAATTGAGTGGGCGAGGAAGACTTGTAATGGTGATGGGTACGCTGGCGATGCTTGCATTCGGTTGGATGGTGAGCCCAGTGGTTGTGTCGGCGGAAGACGCCAATGAACAGGCGAAGGCCAGTCTCCAGAAGGCGCACGATCAACTTGAACTCGCCATTGAGCAGACCGAGAAAGCCCTTGGACCGCATCGCAAAGGGAGCGGCTGGGTTCGGGCTCATATGCAGCGTGTGCTCAATGTGTTGGGCGGGGCACAGTCCCCGGACTACTTCGATCATTTCCAGCCACCCGCTACCGAAAAGATCGGCAATCCAGGCGATGGCCACGGGGCGTTGATGTATCTGGAGGAGGCACAAGAGGCACTCAAAGCAGGCAATGCTCCGGCAGCAGTTCAGGAAGCGGTGAACCATGCGATCACGCATGTGTCTGCGGCGGTGGAATATGCGCACGAATCGGTCCATGGCACCGGCATTAAGCAGACTCATGAGAGTGCCGCCAAGGTTGCGGCGTTGCTTGTCGCAGCGCACGGAAAGGGCGATGCCGATTCTCCCGTCACCGGCACCCTGGCCTATGCGATGAAACAGGTGGGGTTGAAGATGTCGAAGTAAGTCATCGAAGCATCGGGACCCGCTCTGGCTGTGCAAGCGACAGCCAGAGCACGTTGCCTATTTTGCGGTCTCCTGGGGAGGGATGTATGGCACGTATTGTCATTATCGGGGCATCGATCGGCGGATTGCCGGCGGCCTATGAGGCGCGGGCGCTCTTCGCGAAGAAGCACAAGGTCACAGTCATCTCCAATGTCGAGTCCTTTCATTTCGTGCCGTCGAATCCCTGGGTGGCTGTCGGGTGGCGGACGAGGAAGGATATCAGCTTTGCGTTGGGACCGGTGTTGGAGAAAAAGGGTATCGAGTATATCCATGCCATGGCGGACCGGATCGAACCGGAGCAGAATCGGGTGGTCACGTCAAAGGGCGAGGTGCCGTACGATTACCTGATCATCGCGACGGGGCCCAAGCTGAATTTCGGCGCGGTTCCAGGGCTCGGCCCCAGTGGCTATACCCAATCCATCTGCAATGTAGACCATGCCGAGCAGGCCTGGGGCTCGTACCAGGCCTTCCTTAAAAATCCCGGTCCCATCGTCGTCGGGGCGGCTCAGGGTGCGTCCTGCTTCGGACCGGCCTATGAGATGGCGTTCATCCTCGACACCGACCTCCGGAAAAAGAAGCTCCGGAAGAAAGTGCCGATCTATTTCGTCACGCCGGAGCCCTATGTCGGCCATATGGGATTGGCCGGGGTGGGAGCTTCGCGCCGCCTCATGGAGGACGAGTTCGCCGAACATTCCATCAAGCCGATTCCGAATAGTTCGATCAAAGAGGTTCAGCCCGGCAAGGTGCTGTTGGAAGACGGGCAGGAGATTCCGTTCCGCTATTCCATGTTCATCCCGCCCTTTGCGGGGGTGGACGCGGTGGCGAGTACACCAGGCCTGTGCAATCCCAAGGGGTTCGTGAACATCGATGCCTATCAGGCCAACCCCAAGTACAAGAATATTTATTCAGTCGGCGTCTGCGTGGCGATTCCACCGGTCGAAGTGACCCCCATTCCGACCGGCGCACCCAAGACCGGCTACATGATTGAATCGATGGTCTCCGCCGCGGTCCACAACATCAAGGCCGACATGGAGAACGATCCCAAGCGCGATACGGCCACCTGGAATGCGATCTGTCTGGCCGACATGGGGGACACGGGCGTCGCGTTCGTGGCCTTGCCGCAGATGGCGCCGAGAAATGTGACCTGGGCGAAGAAGGGCAAGTGGGTCCATCTGGCCAAGATCGGGTTGGAGAAGTATTTTCTCCATAAGATGAAGCGCGGGATCAGCGAGCCGTACTATGAGAAAGTGATTCTGAAGGCGCTGGGTATAGAAAAGCTGGATAGGCCGGTATGAATATGATTGCTGTGCTCCCTGGCTCAGGGGGTGCCGGCAGGGAGCGTGATCGGACGAAAGTGAAAGACCGTGACGCATGACAGACACGCCTCGCTTGTCGGACCCTACGCGGCATCTGGTGCTGGCGGTGCTGGCCGTGCTGGCGGTCATCGCATCGGGGACGCTCGGCTACATCCTGATCGAAGGCTGGTCCGCGTTCGACGCGTTCTACATGACGGTGACGACCGTCACGACGGTCGGGTATCAGGAGATCCATCCGCTGTCGCCGGCCGGGCGGTCCTTCACGATCGTCCTGATCATCAGCGGGGTCGGAACGCTTTTCTATGTGTTGGGCAACATCGCGCGGCTCTTGCTGGAAGGGGAGCTGAGAGCGATTTTCGGGCGGTATCGGACTGAGGGGAAAATGAAGACGGTGACGAATCATTACATTGTGTGCGGATACGGCCGCATGGGGAAGCGGATCTGTAAGGAGCTCCGCGCGAAACCGCTGCCGTTCATCGTCATCGACAAAAATCCAGACGTGATTGCCGCGTTGCAGCGAGAAGGCTTCATGGCTGTGGAAGGCGATGCCACACAGGATGAGGTCTTGATCCGGGCGGGGATTGAACGGGCCAAAGGTGTCGTGGCGGTCGTGACTACGGATACGGAGAACCTCTACATTGTCCTGACGGCCAGGGGGCTGAACAAAGATCTCTATATCGTCGCGCGCGCCGGCGACGAGGGATCAGAGCACAAACTGATGCGGGCCGGCGCAAACCGCGTGTCGTCGCCCTATCACATCGGCGGGCTGCAGATGGCGCAAGCGTTGATTCGTCCCGCGGTGATGGATTTTCTTGAGCTGGCGACACAGAGCGAGCATCTGGATCTTCAGATGGAAGAGCTGACCGTCGAACAGGGTTCACGTTTCAATGGCCGGAGCCCCTGCGATTGCGGATTGGCCGAGGATCGAGGGCTGGTCTTGATTGCGGTCAAACGCGCATCCGGTCATCTTGAGTTCAATCCCGGTCCCAAGGTTTTGCTGGCCGAGGGCGACAAATTGATTGTCTTGGGTCAGCCGGAAAGTTTGAAGCGCCTTGAAGCCGTCATCAAATCACATGCGGTGGTCTAGCGGTATCGTGAGCCGCATGAGCGTAAAAAGAAGCCACGCATGACGGGCGGAGAGCCAACGGTCCTTGCTGTCGCGGTGGGAAGCCTGGTGGGGCTCTCGCTGGGCGTGACGGGGAGCGGCGGATCGCTGATCGCGATTCCTCTCCTCGTCTATGTGCTCGGGACGAGCGTGCAGGAAGCCGTGAGCCTTTCGCTCGCGCTCGTTGCCGCCGCTGCTGGCATCGGGGCTATCGAATCCTTTCAGTCGGGCCTCGTCAAGGTGAAGGCGGCGCTCCTGTTGAGCGGGGCCGGGATGCTCGGCGGGTGGGTGGGAGCCGCAGGGCACCGGCTGGTGCGGGAGGAAATCACGCTCCTGCTCTTCGGCGTGTTGATGATCGTGGCAGCCGGGCAGATGTGGTGGCGTACGACATTGCGGGACGATCCTGAGGAGCGTAGCATGTGTGCGGATCTGTTTCCGCGGACCTGTTGGGTGAAAGTGAGCGGAATTGGACTGGTGGTCGGGCTGTTGACCGGATTCTTCGGGGTGGGGGGAGGGTTTGTGATAGTGCCGGCGCTGACCCTGCTGCTCGGATTTCCGATGCGGGTGGCGGTGGGGACCTCCCTGCTGATCATTACGCTCATTGCGTTGGCTGGCGTCGCCGCGCATGTCCGTCTGGCTCCCTTGGATCTGGGCGTCCTCTCGGTCTTGATCGTCGGAGCCATCATCGGAATGTTGGCAGGGAGACAGGTGAGTCGCGCCCTCTCCCCCAAGTTCTTAACCAGAGCGTTTGCTGTCGTCGCCTGGGCGGTCGCGGTGATCCTCATCGGCCATAATCTCTGGAAGATCAATGGAGGACTATTGTGAGCGAGCACCAGAGGGGCGGTGAAGCGGGAGGGGCCCATACACCTGTCGGGACGCGGCGGACATTTTTCGGCTGGGTCACAAAGGTGGCGGCCGGTCTGATCGGGCTTGGACTGGCGATTCCGCTGGCCGGCTATGTCATTTCTCCGGCCTTGAAGCGGAGGGCGCGCCCCTGGGTGGATGTCGGCAGCCTGGAGGACGTGCCGCTCGGCGATCCCAAACAACTCGATCATGTCACGACGATTCAGGACGGGTATTTGAAGAGCCAATCACAGAAGGCGGTCTGGGCGGTCAAGCAACCGGACGGACAGGTCAGAGTATTCTCTCCGATGTGCACCCATCTCGGCTGCGGCTATCGTTGGGATGGCGAGGAGAAGCAGTTCAAGTGTCCGTGCCACGGCAGCGTATTCGACATCGAAGGCAAGGTGGTGGCAGGGCCTGCGCCGCGTCCGCTCGATCTCTTGCCCTCCAAGGTCGAGAACGGCCGTCTCCTTGTGGTCTTCAAGGAATTCAAGCCCGGAACCCGGGATGTCGTGGAGCTCTAATTGCGCCGGAACGGCGGGCTCGAGCGAAGTGGGTGAAACGTAGCGGATGCTTTTCTCGCGAGTCTGGCTTGTCGCGCTCCGCTCGCGAACGAAGAAACAGGAAGGTGACATGGCCTCTCGAATCTATACCTGGCTCGATAGCCGGCTCAATCTGAAGCCGGTTGAACGGACTCTTCTAGACGAGCCCATCCCGGGCGGCGCCAGCTGGATTTATGTCTTCGGCTCGGCCACGCTGTTTCTCTTCCTGCTGCAAGCGGTCACCGGCATGTTCCTCGCGGTCTATTATGCGCCGACGCCCGATCATGCCTACGACAGTATCCAGTTCATTGAAGAGCAAGTCACGTTCGGCGCGTTCGTGCGCGGCCTCCACCACTGGGGGGCCTCCGCCATGGTCGTGGCGATCGGGCTCCATATGCTCCAGGCGTTTCTGTACGGGGCGTACAAACCGCCGCGCGAAGCGATGTGGATGGTGGGCGTGGTGCTCTTTCTCATTGTGATGGCCTTCGCGTTCACCGGCTATCTGCTCCCATGGGATCAGACGGCCTACTGGGCGACGCAGATCGGCCTCAATATGGTGGGCACCGTGCCGGTGGTCGGAGAGTTCTTGATGCGGGTCATGCGAGGCGGGGAAGTGCTGGGGGCGCTCACGCTGTCCCGGTTCTTTGCCGTCCATGTGCTCTTTCTGCCGGCGCTCCTGATCGGCTTGATCGCCGCCCATCTCTTCATTCTGCGGCGTGTGGGGCCGGCCGGTCCCTGGACCGATGAGCGGGCGTCACTGGGCAGCGAGACGTTCTATCCGCGGCAGGTCTATATGGATGCCGTCGTGATGCTGGGGGTGTTCACGGTCATTGCGAGTCTGGCCCTGCTGGTGCCGTTCCCGCTGACCGACAAAGCGAACCCGTCCGACACGAGTTTTGTGCCGGTGCCGGAGTGGTATTTCCTCTTCTATTACGAGTTGCTGAAGTACGTCCATGGGCCGCTGGAGCCGCTGGCGACCTGGGTGCTGCCGATGCTCGTCGTCCTCGGCATGCTGTTCTGGCCCTTCATCGACAGGAACCCGGTGCGGAATCCGATCAAGCGCCCGGCGGCGCTGGCAGCGGGGGCGGTGTTTCTCGTCGTGGTGTTTTCCCTGTTGGGCATTTCCCTCAACAATCTCTACGCCGTTCCGCGAGTCGATCCGGCCATTGCGAAAGGGCGCGCGCTGTATATTCAATTCGGTTGCGTCGGCTGCCATCGTATTCACGGTGAAGGGGGCGCGATCGGTCCGGACTTGTCCTTCGTCGGCGATAAGAGGCCGGACCGTGAATGGCATCTGAGGCATTTCAAGGATCCTCAATCGGTATCACCAGGGTCGTTCATGCCGAAGTTTCCGCTCACCGATCCCCAACTGAATGAGCTGACGAGCTATATGCTCAGCCTCAAAAAAACGTCCTGATCGGCTCAGGCGAATCCTTTGCCTGTGGGCTGACTCACACAGGCAAAGGGGTAGAGGAAAGGAGGGACCTATGAAACTCAACGAGCTGCTGCGATTGATTGCCGGGGTGTTTGTGTTGCTGGCCGTTATCCTGGGGGCGACGGTTCATCCGTACTGGAATTATTTTGCCGCCTTTGTCGCGGCGAACTTGATCCAGTCGGCATTTACGGGCTGGTGCCCGATGATGGCCCTTCTGAGGAAACTGGGCGTGCAAGAGTAGCCAGGCTGGTGGGAAAAACGGGGCTTCGGTTAAGGTTGGATCGTGTTCCGCCGTCACCTAAAGATGAACGACACGCGTGGTTGTATTTGCGCGGTACCGCGGCACAAGGACCAATGGTCATGACGGGCATACGATGGATTCTTGCGACTGTCTTCCTGGCGGCAGGATGTAGCTCCAAAGAAGAACCGGCCACCGCGGTGGTTGCTGCCGCATCGCCGGCAACCATTCAGGTCGCCGTCGTCGAGATCAAGCCCGCTCAGGTTCCTGTCCGTGTCGAAGTGACCGGTCAAATCATGCCGATCTTTCAGGCCACGCTGTCCAGCCGCATCCAAGGCACGATCGATACCTTGCTGGTGAGAGAAGGCACGCGGGTTTCAAAGGGGCAGACGCTCATTCAGCTCGACAGCCGCGACGTACAAGCCGATCTGGCGCGCGCCTCGGCGGAAGTTGAGAATGCGAAGGCCCAGCTGGATCGTATGAACATGCTCTATGGCCAGGACGCGGTGTCGAAGCAGGAAATGGAGAATGCCACCCGTTCGTACAAGGTTGCGGAGGCCAGTCGGAAG includes the following:
- a CDS encoding cytochrome c, which produces MMPRYWLTMFVLCLMVGLPYASGYAASGDPTKGKDIYGKHCLACHGPQGKGDGPTGKAIVPPAADFTSARSKRKSPTELLKVIEEGRANTAMGAWTRQLSDEEIQHVLAYVLEFRK
- a CDS encoding CZB domain-containing protein gives rise to the protein MMTRNEAITAAIGAHGKWKTKFREFMDGKLELDAPTVLKNNACDFGKWLEGEGTQALAAGDYQQIHRLHTEFHRVAASVITMKKSGDVLGAEKALSLAGIFTEASGSLTRVMMDVSKRAA
- a CDS encoding FAD/NAD(P)-binding oxidoreductase, with the protein product MARIVIIGASIGGLPAAYEARALFAKKHKVTVISNVESFHFVPSNPWVAVGWRTRKDISFALGPVLEKKGIEYIHAMADRIEPEQNRVVTSKGEVPYDYLIIATGPKLNFGAVPGLGPSGYTQSICNVDHAEQAWGSYQAFLKNPGPIVVGAAQGASCFGPAYEMAFILDTDLRKKKLRKKVPIYFVTPEPYVGHMGLAGVGASRRLMEDEFAEHSIKPIPNSSIKEVQPGKVLLEDGQEIPFRYSMFIPPFAGVDAVASTPGLCNPKGFVNIDAYQANPKYKNIYSVGVCVAIPPVEVTPIPTGAPKTGYMIESMVSAAVHNIKADMENDPKRDTATWNAICLADMGDTGVAFVALPQMAPRNVTWAKKGKWVHLAKIGLEKYFLHKMKRGISEPYYEKVILKALGIEKLDRPV
- a CDS encoding ubiquinol-cytochrome c reductase iron-sulfur subunit — translated: MSEHQRGGEAGGAHTPVGTRRTFFGWVTKVAAGLIGLGLAIPLAGYVISPALKRRARPWVDVGSLEDVPLGDPKQLDHVTTIQDGYLKSQSQKAVWAVKQPDGQVRVFSPMCTHLGCGYRWDGEEKQFKCPCHGSVFDIEGKVVAGPAPRPLDLLPSKVENGRLLVVFKEFKPGTRDVVEL
- a CDS encoding cytochrome b N-terminal domain-containing protein; translated protein: MASRIYTWLDSRLNLKPVERTLLDEPIPGGASWIYVFGSATLFLFLLQAVTGMFLAVYYAPTPDHAYDSIQFIEEQVTFGAFVRGLHHWGASAMVVAIGLHMLQAFLYGAYKPPREAMWMVGVVLFLIVMAFAFTGYLLPWDQTAYWATQIGLNMVGTVPVVGEFLMRVMRGGEVLGALTLSRFFAVHVLFLPALLIGLIAAHLFILRRVGPAGPWTDERASLGSETFYPRQVYMDAVVMLGVFTVIASLALLVPFPLTDKANPSDTSFVPVPEWYFLFYYELLKYVHGPLEPLATWVLPMLVVLGMLFWPFIDRNPVRNPIKRPAALAAGAVFLVVVFSLLGISLNNLYAVPRVDPAIAKGRALYIQFGCVGCHRIHGEGGAIGPDLSFVGDKRPDREWHLRHFKDPQSVSPGSFMPKFPLTDPQLNELTSYMLSLKKTS
- a CDS encoding DUF1264 domain-containing protein, with the translated sequence DPKAKLVAIEYFVSKDLTRKLPAIQWHRHFHDHKVEIATGRVQILDMPADQAAKVAEVAAGTDGVIYHLWQHGQEFPDGTVSFPQSLGHKFPGHSDK
- a CDS encoding DUF2892 domain-containing protein; this encodes MKLNELLRLIAGVFVLLAVILGATVHPYWNYFAAFVAANLIQSAFTGWCPMMALLRKLGVQE
- a CDS encoding NAD-binding protein, translated to MTDTPRLSDPTRHLVLAVLAVLAVIASGTLGYILIEGWSAFDAFYMTVTTVTTVGYQEIHPLSPAGRSFTIVLIISGVGTLFYVLGNIARLLLEGELRAIFGRYRTEGKMKTVTNHYIVCGYGRMGKRICKELRAKPLPFIVIDKNPDVIAALQREGFMAVEGDATQDEVLIRAGIERAKGVVAVVTTDTENLYIVLTARGLNKDLYIVARAGDEGSEHKLMRAGANRVSSPYHIGGLQMAQALIRPAVMDFLELATQSEHLDLQMEELTVEQGSRFNGRSPCDCGLAEDRGLVLIAVKRASGHLEFNPGPKVLLAEGDKLIVLGQPESLKRLEAVIKSHAVV
- a CDS encoding sulfite exporter TauE/SafE family protein; the encoded protein is MTGGEPTVLAVAVGSLVGLSLGVTGSGGSLIAIPLLVYVLGTSVQEAVSLSLALVAAAAGIGAIESFQSGLVKVKAALLLSGAGMLGGWVGAAGHRLVREEITLLLFGVLMIVAAGQMWWRTTLRDDPEERSMCADLFPRTCWVKVSGIGLVVGLLTGFFGVGGGFVIVPALTLLLGFPMRVAVGTSLLIITLIALAGVAAHVRLAPLDLGVLSVLIVGAIIGMLAGRQVSRALSPKFLTRAFAVVAWAVAVILIGHNLWKINGGLL
- a CDS encoding DUF2892 domain-containing protein, giving the protein MACNVDGIERPVRIVAGIVLLGIGAFAGVPPAGAGIVLLVGTVMLVTGAIGFCPVWTLLGINTCPTGSENRKK